In Bacillus toyonensis BCT-7112, a single window of DNA contains:
- a CDS encoding YIEGIA family protein, producing the protein MTEYTPAILCGVIAGTVTRVLMLRTDTRQYPTRLHGKIIHIAMGLIAAALGAIAIPSILKKDFSAITFLTLAATQFRDVRNMERNTLQQLDGYELVPRGNTYIEGIALVFESRNYLAMLTSFATTFAYIGFHSWIAGVIMAIIAFFIAKKLMSGKRLHDLVDIEHVPLRFEGAGLYIDNIYIMNIGLPARQEEIMKYGMGFILKPKSIDAMVTIANLGQRQAILHDVSVALGIYRDSGTPALVPLAKRDLEDGRVGIFVLPQDQDAEKAIGVIGNVPTLESAVHMSSEAPKGRGDKR; encoded by the coding sequence ATGACTGAATATACACCAGCCATTTTATGTGGCGTAATAGCAGGGACGGTAACGAGAGTGTTAATGCTTCGCACGGATACGCGGCAATATCCAACGAGGCTTCATGGGAAAATTATTCATATTGCGATGGGGTTAATTGCCGCAGCCTTAGGAGCGATTGCAATCCCGTCTATTTTGAAAAAAGATTTTTCTGCCATTACATTTCTTACGTTAGCAGCGACGCAATTTCGTGATGTGCGTAATATGGAAAGAAATACGCTTCAACAATTAGATGGATATGAGCTCGTACCGCGTGGAAATACATACATTGAAGGAATTGCATTAGTTTTTGAAAGTCGCAACTATTTGGCGATGTTAACGTCATTTGCAACGACGTTTGCGTATATAGGGTTCCATTCATGGATTGCTGGAGTAATTATGGCTATAATAGCATTTTTTATTGCGAAAAAATTAATGTCAGGCAAAAGGTTACATGATCTTGTTGATATCGAGCATGTACCGCTTCGCTTTGAAGGAGCGGGGCTTTATATTGATAATATTTATATTATGAATATTGGATTGCCGGCAAGGCAAGAAGAAATTATGAAATATGGAATGGGTTTTATTTTAAAACCGAAATCAATTGATGCGATGGTTACAATTGCAAATTTAGGACAACGGCAAGCTATTTTACATGATGTCTCTGTTGCTCTAGGGATATATAGGGATTCAGGTACACCAGCACTTGTACCGTTAGCAAAGCGTGATTTAGAAGATGGAAGAGTTGGCATCTTTGTCTTGCCGCAAGACCAAGATGCCGAGAAAGCGATAGGTGTCATAGGGAATGTGCCAACGCTAGAAAGTGCCGTTCATATGTCATCGGAAGCCCCGAAAGGAAGGGGAGATAAAAGATGA
- a CDS encoding capping complex subunit for YIEGIA: MMLESVILAVITTTPEKFAGGAPLFTCETKEELEFVANNLEAILDGIAHRLQENVYIIVKH, from the coding sequence ATGATGTTAGAAAGTGTTATTCTCGCAGTAATTACAACGACACCGGAAAAGTTTGCAGGCGGAGCTCCCTTATTTACTTGTGAGACGAAAGAGGAACTAGAATTTGTTGCAAATAATTTAGAGGCGATATTAGATGGTATTGCGCATCGCTTACAAGAGAATGTATATATTATTGTGAAACATTAG
- the der gene encoding ribosome biogenesis GTPase Der: MPKPVIAIVGRPNVGKSTIFNRIVGERVSIVEDIPGITRDRIYSAGEWLNHEFNIIDTGGIDIGDEPFLTQIRQQAEVAIDEADVIIFMTNGRDGVTAADEEVAKILYRSKKPIVLAVNKVDNPEMRSDIYDFYALGFGEPFPISGTHGLGLGDLLDEAANHFPKIEEEAYDDETIRFSLIGRPNVGKSSLVNALLGQERVIVSNIAGTTRDAVDTPYSKDGQDYVIIDTAGMRKKGKVYESTEKYSVLRALRAIERSDVVLVVLDGEEGIIEQDKKIAGYAHDSGRAVIIVVNKWDAVKKDEKTMKAFEENIRAHFQFLDYAPIVFLSAKTKKRTQTLLPVINEVNESHSIRVQTNVLNDVIMDAVAMNPTPTHNGSRLKIFYATQVAVKPPTFVVFVNDTELMHFSYERFLKNRLREAFGFVGTPIHIIARARD, from the coding sequence ATGCCGAAACCAGTAATAGCAATAGTAGGCCGCCCGAACGTAGGAAAATCTACTATTTTCAATAGAATTGTTGGAGAAAGAGTTTCAATCGTAGAAGATATACCAGGTATAACGCGAGACCGTATTTATAGTGCGGGAGAATGGTTAAATCATGAGTTTAACATTATTGATACAGGTGGAATTGATATTGGAGACGAGCCGTTCTTGACACAAATTCGTCAACAGGCGGAAGTAGCGATTGATGAAGCAGATGTTATCATTTTTATGACGAATGGTCGCGATGGTGTAACTGCAGCAGATGAAGAAGTTGCTAAAATTTTATATCGTTCTAAAAAACCTATTGTACTTGCGGTAAATAAGGTTGATAATCCAGAAATGCGTAGTGACATTTATGATTTCTATGCATTAGGATTCGGTGAGCCATTCCCGATTTCAGGTACACATGGTTTAGGACTTGGTGATTTGTTAGATGAAGCTGCAAATCATTTTCCGAAGATTGAAGAAGAAGCGTATGACGATGAAACAATCCGTTTCTCTTTAATTGGACGTCCAAACGTAGGGAAATCATCACTTGTAAATGCACTTCTTGGTCAAGAACGTGTAATTGTAAGTAATATAGCAGGAACGACACGTGATGCTGTTGATACACCATATAGCAAAGATGGTCAAGATTATGTAATTATCGATACAGCTGGTATGCGTAAAAAAGGGAAAGTATACGAAAGCACAGAAAAATATAGTGTACTTCGTGCGCTTAGAGCGATTGAACGTTCTGACGTTGTTTTAGTCGTTTTAGACGGAGAAGAAGGAATTATTGAACAGGATAAAAAAATTGCTGGATATGCTCATGATTCAGGACGAGCTGTTATTATCGTTGTAAACAAATGGGATGCAGTGAAAAAAGATGAGAAAACAATGAAAGCATTTGAAGAAAATATTCGTGCTCATTTCCAATTCTTGGACTATGCACCGATTGTATTCTTATCTGCGAAAACGAAAAAACGTACACAAACATTGTTACCAGTTATTAATGAAGTAAATGAAAGTCATAGTATCCGTGTACAAACGAATGTATTAAATGATGTAATTATGGATGCTGTAGCGATGAATCCAACGCCGACTCATAATGGTAGCCGTCTGAAGATCTTCTATGCGACACAGGTTGCGGTAAAACCACCGACATTTGTTGTGTTTGTAAACGATACAGAATTAATGCACTTTTCATATGAGCGCTTCTTAAAGAATCGTTTACGTGAAGCGTTCGGTTTTGTAGGAACACCGATTCACATTATCGCTAGAGCAAGAGACTAA
- a CDS encoding NAD(P)H-dependent glycerol-3-phosphate dehydrogenase: MTKITVIGAGSWGTALAMVLADNGHDVRIWGNRSELMDEINAKHENSRYLPGITLPSTIVAYSSLEEALVDVNTVLLVVPTKAYRDVLQEMKEIVTEPVTWIHASKGIEPGTSKRISEVIEEEIPENLIKDVVVLSGPSHAEEVGLRQATTVTSAAKRMEAAEEVQDLFMNSYFRVYTNPDIVGVELGGALKNIIALAAGITDGLGLGDNAKAALMTRGLTEIARLGRKMGGNPLTFAGLTGMGDLIVTCTSVHSRNWRAGNMLGKGHSLEEVLESMGMVVEGVRTTKAAHELAEKMEVEMPITAALYDVLFNGNDVKDAVGSLMGRVRKHEVEAIPDLL; the protein is encoded by the coding sequence ATGACAAAAATCACAGTAATAGGAGCAGGTAGCTGGGGAACAGCGTTAGCGATGGTATTAGCTGACAATGGACATGATGTACGTATTTGGGGAAATCGTTCTGAACTTATGGATGAGATTAATGCGAAACATGAGAATAGTCGATATCTTCCAGGAATTACATTGCCAAGCACAATCGTAGCCTACTCTTCTTTAGAAGAAGCATTAGTAGATGTAAATACAGTACTGTTAGTAGTACCGACGAAAGCGTACAGAGATGTATTACAAGAGATGAAAGAAATTGTTACAGAACCAGTTACGTGGATTCATGCAAGTAAAGGGATCGAACCAGGTACGTCAAAACGTATTTCGGAAGTGATTGAGGAAGAAATTCCAGAGAACTTGATTAAAGATGTTGTTGTACTGTCTGGACCGAGTCATGCTGAAGAAGTCGGCTTACGTCAAGCGACAACTGTTACATCGGCAGCGAAGCGTATGGAAGCGGCTGAGGAAGTACAAGATTTGTTTATGAATAGCTACTTCCGTGTATACACAAATCCTGATATTGTTGGAGTTGAGCTTGGTGGTGCTTTAAAAAATATTATCGCATTAGCTGCAGGGATAACGGATGGTCTTGGATTAGGTGATAATGCGAAAGCGGCATTAATGACACGTGGTTTAACGGAAATTGCTCGTTTAGGAAGAAAAATGGGCGGAAATCCTTTAACGTTCGCTGGTCTAACTGGTATGGGAGACTTGATAGTAACTTGTACAAGTGTTCATAGCCGAAATTGGCGTGCTGGAAATATGCTCGGAAAAGGGCACTCTTTAGAAGAAGTGTTAGAAAGTATGGGGATGGTTGTAGAAGGCGTAAGAACAACGAAAGCTGCTCATGAATTGGCAGAGAAGATGGAAGTTGAAATGCCGATTACAGCTGCTTTATATGACGTGTTGTTCAATGGGAATGATGTAAAGGATGCAGTAGGCTCATTGATGGGACGCGTTCGAAAACATGAAGTGGAAGCTATACCTGATTTACTTTAA
- a CDS encoding stage VI sporulation protein F, with translation MDNNIFNNIEKEAKVNKEDIFKLASSVQNANLRDETVLRQLIHQVALMAGREVPKEQEDQIVKAIINNNMPADFGSLSKMFKK, from the coding sequence ATGGATAATAACATTTTTAATAATATTGAGAAGGAAGCGAAAGTGAACAAAGAGGATATTTTTAAATTAGCGTCATCTGTACAAAATGCGAATTTACGTGATGAAACTGTGCTTCGTCAATTGATTCATCAAGTAGCTCTTATGGCAGGACGTGAGGTGCCGAAAGAGCAAGAGGATCAAATTGTAAAAGCGATTATTAACAATAATATGCCAGCAGATTTTGGCTCGTTAAGCAAAATGTTTAAAAAATAA
- a CDS encoding DUF2768 domain-containing protein — translation MSEGLIKMWFSLGAMGFMFVAVVFILLSRHKMKNKFLKGITALVAYTLMIVSGIVIFLVVFSGPVEQ, via the coding sequence ATGTCAGAAGGGCTTATAAAAATGTGGTTTTCCTTAGGGGCAATGGGATTTATGTTTGTTGCAGTAGTTTTTATTTTATTAAGTAGGCATAAAATGAAAAATAAATTTCTGAAAGGGATTACAGCGTTAGTAGCGTACACCCTCATGATTGTGTCGGGTATTGTTATTTTTCTTGTTGTATTTAGTGGACCTGTGGAGCAGTAA
- the spoIVA gene encoding stage IV sporulation protein A, with amino-acid sequence MEKVDIFKDIAERTGGDIYFGVVGAVRTGKSTFIKKFMELVVIPNIENESDRQRAQDELPQSAAGRTIMTTEPKFVPNQAVSIEVDEGLEVNIRLVDCVGYTVPGAKGYEDENGPRMINTPWYEEPIPFHEAAEIGTRKVIQEHSTIGVVITTDGTIGEIPRRDYIEAEERVVNELKEVGKPFIMIINTVQPYHPDTEQLRQSLSEEYDIPVIAMSVESLRETDVYNVLREALFEFPVLEVNVNLPSWVMVLNEGHWLRKSYQEAVQETVKDIKRLRDVDRVVWQFSQYEFIDRASLAGIDMGQGVAEIDLYAPDELYDQILKEVVGVEIRGKDHLLKLMLDLSHAKIEYDQVADALRMVKQTGYGVAAPALADMSLDEPEIIRHGSRFGVKLKAVAPSIHMIKVDVESTFEPIIGTEKQSEELVRYLMQDFEDDPLSIWNSDIFGRSLSSIVREGIQAKLSLMPENARYKLKETLERIINEGSGGLIAIIL; translated from the coding sequence TTGGAAAAGGTAGATATTTTTAAAGATATTGCGGAACGCACAGGCGGTGATATTTATTTTGGAGTTGTAGGAGCTGTTCGAACAGGGAAATCAACATTCATTAAAAAATTTATGGAACTTGTTGTTATTCCGAACATTGAGAATGAATCTGACCGCCAAAGAGCGCAGGATGAACTGCCTCAAAGTGCTGCTGGTCGTACAATCATGACGACGGAACCGAAGTTTGTTCCAAACCAAGCGGTTTCTATCGAAGTAGATGAAGGACTTGAAGTAAATATTCGATTAGTAGATTGTGTTGGATATACGGTTCCAGGAGCAAAAGGCTATGAAGATGAGAATGGCCCGCGTATGATTAATACTCCTTGGTATGAAGAGCCTATTCCATTCCATGAAGCTGCAGAAATCGGCACGCGCAAAGTAATTCAAGAACATTCAACAATTGGTGTTGTAATTACAACGGATGGAACGATTGGCGAAATACCAAGAAGAGATTATATAGAGGCAGAAGAACGCGTTGTAAATGAGTTAAAAGAAGTTGGAAAGCCTTTCATTATGATTATCAATACTGTACAGCCGTATCATCCGGATACAGAGCAATTACGCCAAAGTTTATCTGAAGAATATGATATACCAGTAATTGCGATGAGTGTAGAGAGTTTAAGAGAAACAGATGTATATAATGTACTTCGAGAAGCGTTATTTGAGTTCCCAGTATTAGAGGTGAATGTAAACCTTCCTAGTTGGGTAATGGTGCTAAATGAAGGGCATTGGTTACGCAAAAGTTATCAAGAAGCAGTTCAAGAGACTGTGAAGGATATAAAACGTCTTCGTGATGTGGACCGTGTCGTTTGGCAGTTTAGTCAATATGAATTTATTGATCGGGCAAGTCTAGCTGGCATTGATATGGGGCAAGGTGTGGCAGAGATTGATTTATATGCGCCAGATGAATTGTACGATCAAATTTTAAAAGAAGTAGTAGGGGTAGAAATTCGAGGGAAAGATCATTTACTGAAGCTTATGCTCGACTTATCTCATGCGAAAATAGAATATGATCAAGTGGCGGATGCCCTGCGTATGGTAAAGCAAACAGGATATGGTGTAGCAGCACCTGCACTAGCTGATATGAGCTTAGATGAGCCGGAAATCATACGTCACGGTTCAAGGTTTGGTGTGAAATTAAAAGCGGTAGCTCCATCTATTCATATGATTAAAGTAGATGTTGAATCGACGTTTGAGCCGATTATTGGTACTGAAAAGCAAAGTGAAGAATTAGTTCGTTATTTAATGCAAGATTTTGAAGATGATCCATTATCAATTTGGAATTCCGATATATTCGGACGTTCGCTTAGCTCTATTGTTCGAGAAGGAATTCAAGCAAAACTATCTTTAATGCCAGAAAATGCTAGATATAAATTAAAAGAAACACTAGAAAGAATTATTAATGAAGGATCTGGCGGATTAATTGCGATTATATTATAA
- a CDS encoding HU family DNA-binding protein — protein MNKTDLINAVAEASSLSKKDATKAVDAVFDSILEALKQGDKVQLIGFGNFEVRERAARKGRNPQTGEEIEIAASKVPAFKPGKALKDAVK, from the coding sequence ATGAACAAGACAGATTTAATCAATGCTGTTGCAGAAGCAAGTTCCCTTTCTAAAAAGGACGCAACAAAAGCAGTAGACGCTGTTTTTGATTCTATCTTAGAAGCTTTAAAACAAGGTGATAAAGTACAATTGATCGGATTCGGTAACTTCGAAGTTCGTGAGCGTGCGGCTCGTAAAGGTCGTAACCCACAAACAGGTGAGGAGATTGAAATCGCTGCAAGTAAAGTACCTGCATTCAAACCTGGTAAAGCGTTAAAAGATGCGGTTAAATAA
- the folE gene encoding GTP cyclohydrolase I FolE translates to MAKVNLEQIEHAVRLILEAIGDDPNREGVLDTPKRVAKMYAEVFSGMHEDPKEHLHKVFGEDHEELVLVKDIPFYSMCEHHLVPFYGVAHVAYIPQGGKVTGLSKLARTVDTIARRPQLQERITSTVANSIMEVLEPHGVMVVVEAEHMCMTMRGVKKPGAKTITTAVRGVLENDAAARSEILSFIKTK, encoded by the coding sequence ATGGCAAAAGTTAATTTAGAACAAATTGAACACGCAGTACGCCTTATTTTAGAGGCAATCGGAGATGACCCAAATCGTGAGGGAGTACTTGATACACCGAAGCGCGTTGCAAAAATGTACGCAGAAGTGTTCTCGGGGATGCATGAAGATCCAAAAGAGCATTTGCATAAAGTATTCGGAGAAGATCACGAAGAGCTTGTACTAGTAAAAGATATACCATTTTATTCGATGTGTGAGCATCATCTAGTTCCATTCTATGGAGTTGCTCACGTTGCATATATTCCGCAAGGCGGAAAGGTGACGGGGTTAAGTAAATTAGCTCGTACTGTAGATACAATTGCACGTCGTCCACAACTACAAGAACGTATTACATCAACAGTGGCTAATTCTATCATGGAAGTACTAGAGCCGCATGGTGTAATGGTAGTAGTAGAAGCAGAACATATGTGTATGACGATGCGTGGTGTGAAAAAACCAGGTGCGAAAACGATAACGACGGCAGTACGTGGTGTGCTTGAAAATGATGCTGCAGCGCGTAGTGAAATTTTATCTTTTATTAAAACGAAGTAA